One Portunus trituberculatus isolate SZX2019 chromosome 43, ASM1759143v1, whole genome shotgun sequence DNA segment encodes these proteins:
- the LOC123518469 gene encoding mucin-12-like produces the protein MLSYHTISNATLIPHHQQCHFHTTPSAMLLSYHTISNATFIPHHQQCYFHTTPSAMLLSYHTISNATFIPHHQQCHFHTTPSAMPLSYHTISNATFIPHHQQCYSHTTPSAMPTSYHTISNANFIPHHQQCHFHTTPSAMLLSYHTISNATLIPHHQQCYFHTTPSAMLLSYHTISNATFIPHHQQCHFHTTPSAMPLSYHTISNATFIPHHQQCYSHTTPSAMPTSYHTISNANFIPHHQQCHFYTTPSAMPLPYHTISNATFIPHHQQCYSHTTPSAMLLSYHTISNATLIPHHQQCHFHTTPSAMLLSYHTISNATSIPHHQQCYFHTTPSAMLLPYHTISNATSIPHHQQCHFHTTPSAMLLSYHTISNATSIPHHQQCHFHTTPSAMPLPYHTISNATFIPHHQQCYFHTTPSAMPLPYHTISNATLIPHHQQCHFHTTPSAMPLPYHTISNATFIPHLQKCCSQATLSAMPLSSHTRQCHSQATLSAMPLSSHTVSNATLKPHSAMPLSSHTVGNATLKPHCQQCHSQATLGNATLKPHCRQCHSQATLSAMPLSSHTVSNDTLKPHCWQCHSSHTVNNATLKPHCWQCHSQATLLAMPLSSHTVSNATLKPHCWQCHSQATLLAMPLSSHTVGNATLKPHCQQCHSQATLGNATLKPQCWQCHSQATLSAMPLSNHTVGNATLKPHCWQCHSQATLLAMPLSSHTVSNATLKPHCWQCHSQATLLAMPLSSHTVGNATLKPQCQHCHYFRTTSCFKAMSSYVPDDTEDTQNIVFL, from the coding sequence ATGCTCTCATACCACACCATCAGCAATGCTACTCTCATACCACACCATCAGCAATGCCACTTTCATACCACACCATCAGCAATGCTACTTTCATACCACACCATCAGCAATGCCACTTTCATACCACACCATCAGCAATGCTACTTTCATACCACACCATCAGCAATGCTACTTTCATACCACACCATCAGCAATGCCACTTTCATACCACACCATCAGCAATGCCACTTTCATACCACACCATCAGCAATGCCACTTTCATACCACACCATCAGCAATGCTACTTTCATACCACACCATCAGCAATGCTATTCTCATACCACACCATCAGCAATGCCAACTTCATACCACACCATCAGCAATGCCAACTTCATACCACACCATCAGCAATGCCACTTCCATACCACACCATCAGCAATGCTACTTTCATACCACACCATCAGCAATGCTACTCTCATACCACACCATCAGCAATGCTACTTTCATACCACACCATCAGCAATGCTACTTTCATACCACACTATCAGCAATGCCACTTTCATACCACACCATCAGCAATGCCACTTTCATACCACACCATCAGCAATGCCACTTTCATACCACACCATCAGCAATGCCACTTTCATACCACACCATCAGCAATGCTATTCTCATACCACACCATCAGCAATGCCAACTTCATACCACACCATCAGCAATGCCAACTTCATACCACACCATCAGCAATGCCACTTTTATACCACACCATCAGCAATGCCACTTCCATACCACACCATCAGCAATGCTACTTTCATACCACACCATCAGCAATGCTACTCTCATACCACACCATCAGCAATGCTACTTTCATACCACACCATCAGCAATGCTACTCTCATACCACACCATCAGCAATGCCACTTCCATACCACACCATCAGCAATGCTACTTTCATACCACACCATCAGCAATGCTACTTCCATACCACACCATCAGCAATGCTACTTCCATACCACACCATCAGCAATGCTACTTCCATACCACACCATCAGCAATGCCACTTCCATACCACACCATCAGCAATGCCACTTCCATACCACACCATCAGCAATGCTACTTTCATACCACACCATCAGCAATGCCACTTCCATACCACACCATCAGCAATGCCACTTTCATACCACACCATCAGCAATGCCACTTCCATACCACACCATCAGCAATGCTACTTTCATACCACACCATCAGCAATGCTACTTTCATACCACACCATCAGCAATGCCACTTCCATACCACACCATCAGCAATGCTACTCTCATACCACACCATCAGCAATGCCACTTCCATACCACACCATCAGCAATGCCACTTCCATACCACACCATCAGCAATGCCACTTTCATACCACACCTTCAGAAATGCTGTTCTCAAGCCACACTGTCGGCAATGCCACTCTCAAGCCACACTCGGCAATGCCACTCTCAAGCCACACTGTCGGCAATGCCACTCTCAAGCCACACTGTCAGCAATGCCACTCTCAAGCCACACTCGGCAATGCCACTCTCAAGCCACACTGTCGGCAATGCCACTCTCAAGCCACACTGTCAGCAATGCCACTCTCAAGCCACACTCGGCAATGCCACTCTCAAGCCACACTGTCGGCAATGCCACTCTCAAGCCACACTGTCAGCAATGCCACTCTCAAGCCACACTGTTAGCAATGACACTCTCAAGCCACACTGTTGGCAATGCCACTCAAGCCACACTGTCAACAATGCCACTCTCAAGCCACACTGTTGGCAATGCCACTCTCAAGCCACACTGTTGGCAATGCCACTCTCAAGCCACACTGTCAGCAATGCCACTCTCAAGCCACACTGTTGGCAATGCCACTCTCAAGCCACACTGTTGGCAATGCCACTCTCAAGCCACACTGTTGGCAATGCCACTCTCAAGCCACACTGTCAGCAATGCCACTCTCAAGCCACACTTGGCAATGCCACTCTCAAGCCACAATGTTGGCAATGCCACTCTCAAGCCACACTGTCAGCAATGCCACTCTCAAACCACACTGTTGGCAATGCCACTCTCAAGCCACACTGTTGGCAATGCCACTCTCAAGCCACACTGTTGGCAATGCCACTCTCAAGCCACACTGTCAGCAATGCCACTCTCAAGCCACACTGTTGGCAATGCCACTCTCAAGCCACACTGTTGGCAATGCCACTCTCAAGCCACACTGTTGGCAATGCCACTCTCAAGCCACAATGTCAGCACTGCCACTACTTTAGAACCACATCTTGTTTTAAAGCCATGTCATCTTATGTTCCTGATGACACTGAAGACACTCAGAACATTGTATTTCTTTAA